A window from Montipora capricornis isolate CH-2021 chromosome 7, ASM3666992v2, whole genome shotgun sequence encodes these proteins:
- the LOC138055853 gene encoding uncharacterized protein, with the protein MCSQHEETVNHIVSGCEVLAKTEYITRHNNAAAYLHWSICKDHDLKITDKWYQHAPETVIHNKDNNLTIMWDMPVNTDRTITANRPDIIVKDAVNSTCKLIDITVSSDRNIALKEIEKKSKYKDLEVEIQRM; encoded by the coding sequence ATGTGTTCGCAACATGAAGAGACAGTGAACCATATTGTATCTGGATGTGAGGTCTTAGCCAAAACAGAGTACATCACTAGGCACAACAATGCTGCAGCATATCTCCATTGGAGTATCTGCAAAGATCATGATCTCAAGATTACAGACAAATGGTACCAACACGCACCAGAGACTGTGATACATAATAAAGACAACAACCTCACCATCATGTGGGACATGCCAGTCAATACTGATAGAACTATAACAGCGAACAGACCTGACATCATTGTTAAAGATGCAGTTAATTCCACCTGTAAACTGATTGATATTACTGTCTCATCAGATAGGAACATTGCATTGAaggaaatcgaaaagaaaagcaagtatAAAGATTTAGAAGTTGAAATACAGAGAATGTAG
- the LOC138055855 gene encoding M protein, serotype 5-like yields MLGIELDNIKQRVENELNVQNNQTSCVADGVVVKETNNRHGEPFEEEVEPSQNSSEINDLVNEIKKARAEWENIRMAERPPLPKISMNRKTELLITQGNQAIQLIIAEEVLNLNNINLLQYVTAYVISEKLGKTTKLTKTKSNKRQLQKWKAKMENQINSMRADLSILTDMAQKGETQKISKKKQRIKKKYKITTNQELQAARESLKMRIQAKPDVCKEQKKVLQKPW; encoded by the exons ATGTTGG gaATCGAACTAGATAACATCAAGCAACGGGTTGAAAATGAATTGAATGTACAAAACAACCAAACAAGTTGTGTAGCAGATGGTGTGGTTGTAAAAGAAACCAACAACCGTCATGGGGAACCATTTGAAGAAGAGGTAGAACCATCACAAAATTCATCTGAGATCAATGACCTAGTTAATGAAATTAAGAAGGCTAGAGCTGAATGGGAAAACATCAGGATGGCAGAGAGGCCCCCTCTACCCAAGATATCAatgaacagaaaaactgagctGTTGATCACACAAGGAAACCAAGCAATCCAGCTGATAATAGCAGAAGAAGTGCTCAACCTCAATAACATCAACCTGCTACAATATGTGACTGCGTACGTAATATCTGAAAAGTTGGGTAAAACGACAAAACTCACAAAGACAAAGAGCAATAAACGGCAGCTACAAAAATGGAAAGCAAAAATGGAGAATCAGATTAACAGCATGAGAGCTGATTTGTCGATATTAACAGATATGGCACAGAAAGGTGAAACCCAAAAGATCTCCAAGAAAAAGCAAAGAatcaaaaagaaatacaaaataacaacaaacCAAGAACTGCAAGCAGCAAGAGAATCCCTCAAAATGAGAATTCAAGCAAAACCGGATGTTTGCAAAGAACAGAAAAAAGTTCTTCAGAAGCCTTGGTAA